The following proteins are co-located in the Streptomyces sp. NBC_00435 genome:
- a CDS encoding TetR/AcrR family transcriptional regulator has product MDPVPPAHPLRRTPIQQRSADRLERILDACAELLDETGYENLSTRAVALRAGVPIGSVYRFFGNKRAMAIALAHRNLERYADGIEQRLAALPATHWRPVVDAVLDEYLVMKRSVPGFALVDFGVPAPPSEGPASDPNHLVAVRLTELLGTHLALTPDATLERAVLVAVEATDALIQLAFRNDPTGDPGIVDETRAMMHAYLARVLD; this is encoded by the coding sequence ATGGACCCCGTGCCCCCAGCCCACCCCCTGCGCCGGACGCCGATCCAGCAGCGCAGCGCCGACCGCCTCGAGCGGATCCTCGACGCCTGCGCGGAGCTCCTGGACGAGACCGGGTACGAGAACCTCAGCACCCGGGCCGTCGCCCTGCGCGCCGGCGTGCCCATCGGCTCGGTCTACCGGTTCTTCGGGAACAAACGGGCCATGGCCATCGCCCTTGCCCACCGCAACCTCGAGCGTTACGCCGACGGCATCGAGCAGCGGCTCGCCGCCCTCCCGGCGACCCACTGGCGACCGGTCGTCGACGCGGTGCTGGACGAGTACTTGGTCATGAAGCGCAGTGTCCCCGGCTTCGCGCTCGTGGACTTCGGGGTGCCCGCGCCGCCGTCCGAGGGGCCCGCATCCGACCCCAACCACCTGGTCGCCGTCCGCCTCACCGAACTGCTCGGCACCCACCTCGCCCTCACCCCGGACGCCACCCTGGAACGGGCCGTCCTGGTCGCGGTCGAGGCCACCGACGCCCTGATCCAGCTGGCCTTCCGCAACGACCCGACCGGCGACCCCGGCATCGTCGACGAGACCCGCGCGATGATGCACGCCTATCTCGCCCGCGTCCTGGACTGA
- a CDS encoding CitMHS family transporter — translation MLTFLGFSMIATFLVLIMLKKLSPIAALVLIPALFCVFAGQGAQLGDYVIDGVGKLAPTAAMLMFAIVYFGVMIDVGLFDPIVRGILRFCRADPMRIVVGTAVLAAIVSLDGDGSTTFMITVSAMYPLYKRLGMSLVVMTGVAATANGVMNTLPWGGPTARAATALKLDAGDIFVPMIPALAVGLIFVFLLAYVLGRKERRRIGLLTFPAGTGRTEERAEGADGDLLVAAGTGPAAGGARTSSTVTTRAARPAAATGSAPSGADDGAGGGPDGGTGGGPDGGPDGGPGGGPGGGGPDDGATPGEDGFQGLDPHRATLRPRLYWFNAGLTVALLTTMIMELLPIPVLFLLGAALALTVNFPHMPDQKARIAAHADNVLNVAGMVFAAAVFTGVLAGTGMVKDMADWLVGAIPDGMGPHMALVTGLLSLPLTYFMSNDGFYFGVLPVLAEAGAAHGVSPLEIARASLVGQPLHMSSPLVPAVYVLVGMAKVEFGDHTRFTVKWAALTSLVVLAAGMLFGII, via the coding sequence ATGCTGACCTTCCTCGGCTTCTCCATGATCGCCACCTTCCTGGTCCTGATCATGCTGAAGAAACTGTCGCCCATCGCGGCCCTCGTCCTCATCCCCGCGCTGTTCTGCGTCTTCGCCGGACAGGGCGCGCAGCTCGGGGACTACGTCATCGACGGGGTCGGCAAGCTCGCGCCGACCGCCGCGATGCTGATGTTCGCCATCGTCTACTTCGGCGTGATGATCGACGTCGGCCTCTTCGACCCGATCGTGCGCGGCATCCTGCGCTTCTGCAGGGCCGACCCGATGCGCATCGTGGTCGGCACCGCCGTACTCGCCGCCATCGTCTCCCTCGACGGCGACGGCTCGACCACGTTCATGATCACCGTCTCGGCGATGTACCCGCTCTACAAGCGCCTCGGCATGAGCCTGGTGGTGATGACCGGAGTCGCGGCCACCGCCAACGGCGTCATGAACACCCTCCCCTGGGGCGGCCCGACGGCCCGTGCCGCCACCGCCCTCAAGCTGGACGCCGGCGACATCTTCGTACCGATGATCCCGGCGCTCGCGGTGGGCCTGATCTTCGTCTTCCTCCTGGCCTACGTCCTCGGCCGCAAGGAGCGCCGCCGCATCGGCCTGCTGACCTTCCCGGCCGGTACGGGGCGAACCGAGGAGCGCGCGGAGGGGGCTGACGGGGATCTCCTGGTCGCGGCCGGTACGGGCCCGGCAGCCGGGGGAGCGCGTACGTCCTCCACCGTGACGACCCGGGCAGCCCGGCCCGCCGCGGCCACCGGCTCCGCTCCCTCCGGCGCGGACGACGGTGCGGGCGGTGGTCCGGACGGCGGTACGGGCGGCGGTCCGGACGGCGGTCCGGACGGCGGTCCGGGCGGCGGTCCGGGCGGCGGCGGCCCGGACGACGGTGCCACTCCCGGCGAGGACGGGTTCCAGGGCCTCGACCCGCACCGCGCGACCTTGCGCCCCCGCCTCTACTGGTTCAACGCGGGGCTCACCGTCGCGCTCCTCACCACCATGATCATGGAGTTGCTCCCGATCCCGGTGCTCTTCCTCCTCGGCGCCGCCCTCGCGCTCACCGTCAACTTCCCCCACATGCCGGACCAGAAGGCCCGGATCGCCGCCCATGCCGACAACGTCCTGAACGTCGCCGGCATGGTCTTCGCCGCTGCGGTCTTCACCGGAGTCCTCGCCGGCACCGGCATGGTCAAGGACATGGCCGACTGGCTGGTCGGCGCCATCCCCGACGGCATGGGCCCGCACATGGCCCTGGTCACCGGCCTGCTCAGCCTCCCGCTCACCTACTTCATGTCCAACGACGGCTTCTACTTCGGCGTCCTTCCGGTCCTCGCCGAGGCCGGCGCCGCCCACGGAGTCTCCCCGCTCGAGATCGCCCGTGCGTCCCTGGTCGGCCAGCCCCTGCACATGTCGAGCCCGCTGGTGCCCGCCGTCTACGTCCTCGTCGGCATGGCCAAGGTCGAGTTCGGCGACCACACCCGTTTCACCGTGAAATGGGCGGCCCTGACCTCCCTGGTGGTCCTGGCGGCAGGGATGCTTTTCGGCATCATCTGA
- a CDS encoding Zn-dependent alcohol dehydrogenase has product MVRAAILPAVGAPLEIRDIVLPDPGPGQVRVRLAAAGVCHSDLSLTNGTMRVPVPAVLGHEGAGTVLAVGEGVTHVAPGDGVVLNWAPSCGECHHCSIGEVWLCANALSGVGAVYAHDFRGAELHPGLNVAAFAEETVVAANCVLPAPAGIPLTEAALLGCAVLTGYGAVHHSAKVRPGESVAVFGAGGVGLAALQAARIATTGPIVAVDVSPAKEELARAAGATEFVLASETTAKQIRALTGGHGADVAVECVGRAETIRGAWESTRRGGRTTVVGIGGKEQQVGFNALEIFHFARTLTGCVYGNSDPARDLPVIAAHVRAGRLDLGALVTDRITLDGIPAAFDAMLAGKGGRSLVVF; this is encoded by the coding sequence ATGGTCCGCGCCGCCATCCTGCCCGCCGTCGGAGCCCCGTTGGAGATCCGGGACATCGTGCTGCCCGATCCCGGCCCCGGCCAGGTCCGGGTACGGCTCGCCGCCGCCGGGGTCTGCCACTCCGACCTCTCCCTCACCAACGGCACCATGAGGGTCCCCGTACCCGCCGTCCTCGGCCACGAGGGCGCGGGCACGGTCCTCGCCGTAGGTGAGGGGGTCACCCATGTGGCGCCCGGCGACGGGGTGGTGCTCAACTGGGCGCCGTCCTGCGGGGAGTGCCACCACTGCTCGATCGGCGAGGTCTGGCTCTGCGCCAACGCGCTCTCCGGGGTCGGGGCGGTCTACGCCCACGACTTCCGGGGCGCCGAGCTGCACCCCGGGCTGAACGTGGCCGCCTTCGCCGAGGAGACGGTCGTCGCGGCCAACTGCGTGTTGCCCGCCCCCGCCGGGATCCCCCTCACCGAGGCAGCGCTGCTCGGCTGCGCCGTCCTCACCGGCTACGGAGCCGTCCACCACAGCGCCAAGGTCCGCCCCGGCGAGTCGGTGGCCGTCTTTGGAGCCGGGGGCGTGGGGCTCGCGGCCCTCCAGGCGGCCCGTATCGCGACCACGGGCCCGATCGTGGCCGTGGACGTCTCCCCGGCGAAGGAGGAACTGGCCAGGGCGGCCGGGGCCACCGAGTTCGTGCTCGCGTCCGAGACCACGGCCAAGCAGATCCGTGCGCTGACCGGGGGCCACGGCGCGGACGTGGCCGTCGAGTGCGTCGGCCGGGCCGAGACCATCCGGGGCGCCTGGGAGTCCACCCGGCGCGGCGGGCGTACGACGGTCGTCGGCATCGGCGGCAAGGAGCAGCAGGTCGGCTTCAACGCGCTGGAGATCTTCCACTTCGCCCGCACCCTCACCGGCTGCGTCTACGGCAACAGCGACCCCGCACGCGACCTTCCGGTGATCGCCGCCCATGTCCGCGCGGGCCGGCTCGACCTCGGGGCCCTGGTCACCGACCGCATCACCCTCGACGGCATCCCGGCCGCCTTCGACGCGATGC
- a CDS encoding molybdopterin oxidoreductase family protein, whose product MPRTALRICPLCEATCGLTLTIEGATVTGARGDREDVFSRGFICPKGAAFGGLDSDPDRLRTPLVRRDGRLQEATWEEAYEAIAAAVPALVREYGSQSVGVVLGNPNVHTMAGQLYPSLLLKALGTRNLFTASTLDQMPKHVSSGLLFGDPSAIPVPDLDRTDFLLLLGANPVESNGSLCTAPDFPGRLKALRARGGTLVVVDPRRTRTAKLADRHLAPRPGSDALLLAALARTLLAGRPAVPDALAEHVRGIGELREALDSFTPEAVAPACDLTAGEIRDLARDLAAAPTAAVYGRIGSCTVEYGTLASWLVDVLNILTGNLDRPGGALFPLSATDRAPRPAGPGKGFRLGRWHSRVSGHPEAKAELPMSALAEEIETPGEGRIRALLSIAANPVLSAPDGRRLDAALAGLDFMVSVDPYLNETSRHAHVVLPPPPPSQSAHFDFSFNAFAIRNQVRYSPPAIPLEEGRMDECEIHARLVLAVSGMHGADPAAVDDLAVRTALAKESADPDSPLHGHDPVRLAGLLSGATGPERRLDLMLRLGPYGDRFGAAPAVPGSGATEAGAGTADGAAGPGLNLERLRAHPHGIDLGPLRPRLPGLLRTRSGSIELLPDPIAAELPRLRAALADRPAALVLVGRRHLRSNNSWLHNVPALTGGSNQCTLQVHPDDAGRLGLTDGRLVRVTADGGSLEVPVEVTDTVRAGVVSLPHGWGHDRAGTRLSVAAAVPGVNVNQLLDGTRLDPLSGTAVLNGFPVELTPMP is encoded by the coding sequence ATGCCCCGCACCGCCCTGCGCATCTGTCCGCTCTGCGAAGCCACTTGCGGCCTCACCCTCACCATCGAGGGCGCTACCGTCACCGGCGCCCGGGGCGACCGGGAGGACGTGTTCAGCCGCGGCTTCATCTGCCCCAAGGGCGCCGCCTTCGGTGGCCTCGACTCGGACCCCGACCGGCTGCGGACCCCCCTCGTCCGGCGCGACGGCCGACTCCAGGAGGCCACCTGGGAGGAGGCCTACGAGGCCATCGCCGCTGCCGTCCCCGCCCTCGTGCGGGAGTACGGATCCCAGTCCGTCGGAGTGGTCCTGGGCAACCCGAACGTCCACACCATGGCCGGGCAGCTCTACCCGTCACTGCTCCTCAAGGCCCTCGGCACCCGCAACCTCTTCACCGCCAGCACCCTCGACCAGATGCCGAAACACGTCTCCAGCGGACTGCTCTTCGGGGACCCCTCCGCCATCCCGGTCCCGGACCTCGACCGCACCGACTTCCTGCTGCTGCTCGGGGCCAACCCGGTCGAGTCCAACGGTTCCCTGTGCACCGCCCCCGACTTCCCCGGCCGGCTCAAGGCGTTGCGGGCCCGGGGCGGCACCCTCGTGGTCGTCGACCCGCGCCGCACCCGTACCGCCAAGCTCGCCGACCGCCACCTCGCGCCGCGTCCGGGCAGCGACGCGCTGCTGCTCGCGGCCCTCGCACGGACGCTGCTCGCCGGGAGGCCGGCCGTCCCCGACGCACTCGCGGAACACGTACGGGGGATCGGGGAACTCCGCGAAGCGCTCGACAGTTTCACTCCTGAGGCCGTTGCCCCCGCCTGCGACCTCACGGCCGGAGAGATCCGCGACCTCGCCCGCGACCTCGCGGCCGCGCCGACCGCCGCCGTCTACGGGCGGATCGGCAGCTGCACCGTGGAGTACGGCACGCTGGCCAGCTGGCTGGTCGATGTGCTGAACATCCTGACCGGCAATCTCGACCGGCCGGGGGGAGCCCTGTTCCCGTTGTCCGCGACCGACCGCGCACCCCGGCCGGCCGGGCCCGGCAAGGGCTTCCGCCTCGGGCGCTGGCACAGCCGGGTCAGCGGCCACCCCGAAGCCAAGGCCGAACTGCCCATGTCCGCGCTGGCGGAGGAGATCGAGACCCCGGGGGAGGGGCGGATCCGCGCCCTCCTCTCCATCGCGGCGAACCCCGTGCTGTCCGCCCCCGACGGCCGGCGCCTCGACGCGGCCCTGGCCGGCCTGGACTTCATGGTCAGCGTCGACCCGTACCTGAACGAGACCTCACGCCACGCGCACGTCGTCCTGCCCCCGCCCCCGCCCTCGCAGAGCGCCCACTTCGACTTCTCCTTCAACGCCTTCGCCATCCGCAACCAGGTCCGTTACTCGCCGCCCGCCATCCCGCTCGAAGAGGGGCGGATGGACGAGTGCGAGATCCACGCGCGCCTCGTGCTCGCCGTCTCCGGCATGCACGGGGCCGACCCGGCGGCCGTGGACGACCTCGCCGTGCGGACCGCTCTCGCCAAGGAGAGCGCCGACCCGGACTCCCCGCTGCACGGGCATGACCCGGTGCGGCTCGCCGGCCTGCTCTCCGGCGCCACGGGCCCCGAGCGCCGCCTCGACCTGATGCTCCGCCTCGGGCCCTACGGAGACCGGTTCGGCGCCGCCCCGGCCGTGCCCGGGAGCGGCGCGACAGAGGCCGGCGCGGGTACCGCTGACGGCGCGGCGGGACCCGGCCTCAACCTGGAGCGTCTGCGCGCGCACCCGCACGGAATCGATCTGGGCCCGCTGCGGCCCCGGCTCCCGGGCCTGCTGAGGACGCGCAGCGGCAGCATCGAGCTGCTGCCCGACCCGATCGCGGCCGAGCTGCCCAGGCTCCGCGCGGCGCTCGCCGACCGCCCCGCCGCCCTGGTGCTCGTGGGCCGCCGCCATCTTCGGTCCAACAACAGCTGGTTGCACAACGTGCCGGCCCTCACCGGAGGTTCCAACCAGTGCACCCTCCAGGTCCACCCGGACGATGCGGGCCGGCTCGGCCTCACCGACGGGCGTCTGGTCCGGGTCACCGCCGACGGCGGCAGTCTGGAGGTCCCCGTAGAGGTCACCGACACCGTCCGCGCCGGAGTCGTGAGCCTCCCGCACGGCTGGGGCCACGACCGCGCCGGCACCCGGCTCTCGGTGGCCGCGGCCGTCCCCGGTGTCAACGTCAACCAGCTTCTCGACGGCACCCGGCTCGACCCGCTTTCCGGAACGGCCGTGCTCAATGGTTTCCCCGTCGAACTGACACCCATGCCCTGA
- a CDS encoding aldehyde dehydrogenase family protein, with translation MKAHDGMYIGGEWRPALGDGRIEVLNPADERLIATVPAGSAEDVDAAVRAARAAFPAWAATAPARRAALIGALRDVLVARKSEIAATVTAELGSPLGFSEMVHVGAPIAVASSFAELGASYAFEERIGNSTVLLEPVGVVGAITPWNYPLHQIVAKVAPALAAGCTIVLKPAEDTPLTAQLFAEAVHEAGIPAGVFNLVTGTGPVTGQALAAHEGVDLVSFTGSTAVGKQIGATAGAAVKRVALELGGKSANVILPGADLAKAVAAGVGHVMNNAGQSCNALTRMLVHRDQYEEAVSLAATAAAKYASGDPLDPGTRLGPVVSAKQRDRVRGFITKGMEEGARLVAGGPEAPHGQGYFIAPTVFADVTPGMTIAQEEIFGPVLSILPYEDQDEALAIANGTDYGLGGAVWAADEETAVAFARRMDTGQVDINGGRFNPLAPFGGYKKSGVGRELGPHGLAEYLQTKSLQF, from the coding sequence ATGAAGGCCCACGACGGGATGTACATCGGCGGCGAGTGGCGGCCCGCCCTCGGCGACGGCCGGATAGAGGTCCTCAACCCGGCCGACGAGCGGCTCATCGCCACGGTTCCGGCCGGTTCGGCCGAGGACGTGGACGCGGCCGTACGAGCGGCCCGCGCGGCCTTCCCGGCCTGGGCGGCCACGGCTCCGGCCCGGCGGGCCGCCCTCATCGGGGCCCTTCGCGACGTGCTGGTCGCCCGCAAGAGCGAGATCGCCGCGACGGTCACCGCCGAGCTGGGCTCGCCGCTGGGATTCTCGGAGATGGTCCACGTCGGGGCGCCGATCGCCGTGGCCTCCTCCTTCGCCGAGCTCGGGGCCTCGTACGCCTTCGAGGAGCGCATCGGGAACTCGACCGTGCTGCTGGAGCCGGTCGGGGTCGTCGGGGCGATCACTCCCTGGAACTACCCGCTGCACCAGATCGTTGCCAAGGTGGCGCCCGCTCTCGCCGCAGGCTGCACCATCGTCCTCAAGCCCGCCGAGGACACCCCGCTCACCGCACAGCTCTTCGCCGAGGCCGTGCACGAGGCGGGGATCCCGGCCGGGGTCTTCAACCTGGTGACCGGCACCGGTCCGGTCACCGGCCAGGCCCTGGCCGCGCATGAGGGAGTCGACCTCGTCTCCTTCACCGGATCCACCGCGGTCGGCAAGCAGATCGGTGCCACGGCCGGCGCCGCCGTCAAGCGGGTCGCCCTCGAGCTGGGCGGCAAATCGGCCAATGTCATCCTGCCCGGCGCCGACCTCGCCAAGGCCGTCGCGGCGGGCGTGGGCCACGTCATGAACAACGCCGGCCAGAGCTGCAACGCCCTCACCCGCATGCTCGTCCACCGGGACCAGTACGAGGAGGCGGTCTCCCTCGCCGCCACGGCCGCGGCCAAGTACGCCTCCGGTGACCCCCTCGACCCGGGCACCCGCCTCGGCCCGGTCGTCAGCGCCAAGCAGCGCGACCGGGTGCGCGGCTTCATCACCAAGGGCATGGAGGAAGGCGCGCGCCTCGTCGCGGGCGGGCCCGAGGCGCCGCACGGGCAGGGGTACTTCATCGCCCCGACCGTGTTCGCCGACGTCACACCCGGGATGACCATCGCCCAGGAGGAGATCTTCGGTCCCGTGCTGTCGATCCTGCCCTACGAGGACCAGGACGAGGCCCTGGCCATCGCGAACGGCACCGACTACGGGCTGGGCGGGGCGGTCTGGGCCGCGGACGAGGAGACGGCCGTGGCCTTCGCCCGCCGCATGGACACCGGCCAGGTGGACATCAACGGCGGCCGCTTCAACCCGCTCGCGCCCTTCGGCGGGTACAAGAAGTCCGGTGTGGGTCGCGAGCTGGGCCCGCACGGCCTCGCCGAGTACCTGCAGACCAAGTCCTTGCAGTTCTGA